A single genomic interval of Armatimonadota bacterium harbors:
- a CDS encoding ABC transporter ATP-binding protein, whose product MVPAPVLHVSDLHKRFTGRRVLDGLSFQVTSGEVVGISGPNGSGKSTLLQLLCGLLRPSRGGITYRGASQLTALEARPLIGFSSPALSLYDDLSAAENLRFFADWRGVPCDPAALLARVGLDPARRDPLRAYSSGMRQRVKLAWAIQHNPPILMLDEPGSNLDEPGRAVVASLVAEWSHRGWVMIASNDEEELALCTRRVSLG is encoded by the coding sequence TTGGTTCCCGCGCCCGTTCTGCACGTTTCCGACCTGCATAAGCGGTTCACCGGGCGTCGCGTTCTGGATGGGTTGTCGTTCCAGGTAACCAGCGGGGAAGTTGTGGGAATAAGCGGCCCCAACGGCTCCGGAAAGTCCACTCTGCTGCAATTATTATGCGGGCTCCTGCGCCCCTCAAGGGGCGGCATCACGTACCGCGGCGCTTCCCAGTTGACGGCACTGGAAGCGCGGCCCCTCATCGGCTTCTCTTCCCCCGCGCTCAGCCTCTATGACGACCTCAGCGCCGCGGAAAACCTCCGTTTCTTCGCCGATTGGCGCGGCGTCCCTTGCGATCCCGCAGCCCTTCTGGCGCGTGTGGGGCTGGACCCCGCGCGGCGCGATCCATTGCGCGCCTATTCCTCCGGCATGCGCCAGCGCGTCAAACTGGCCTGGGCAATTCAGCACAACCCGCCGATCTTGATGCTGGACGAACCCGGCTCCAACCTCGACGAACCCGGGCGCGCCGTTGTGGCATCGCTTGTTGCCGAATGGAGCCATCGCGGCTGGGTGATGATTGCCAGCAACGATGAAGAGGAACTGGCGCTCTGCACGCGGAGGGTATCACTGGGATGA
- a CDS encoding succinate dehydrogenase iron-sulfur subunit, which produces MQVTLKIKRFNPEKDKIAAFKEYSLEVDPTDRVLDALNAVKWYQDGTLAFRRSCAHGICGSDGMLINGQNRLACKVLIKDMGSKITIEPMRGLRVVKDLVVDMEPFFDKYKSIKPYLIADDPAPVVERKQSIEDRAVFDDTTKCILCACCTTGCPVFWADGRYLGPAAIVQAHRFIFDSRDDAGAERLEILNDRSGVWQCRTIFNCTEACPRGIDVTKAIEDVKRTLLFNKI; this is translated from the coding sequence ATGCAAGTTACTTTGAAGATTAAGCGGTTCAACCCTGAGAAGGACAAGATAGCCGCGTTCAAGGAATATTCCCTTGAAGTGGATCCCACGGACCGCGTCCTGGATGCGCTCAACGCCGTAAAGTGGTATCAGGACGGTACTCTCGCCTTCCGCCGCTCGTGCGCCCACGGGATCTGCGGCTCGGACGGTATGCTCATCAACGGGCAGAACCGCCTCGCGTGCAAGGTCCTCATCAAGGATATGGGCAGCAAGATCACCATCGAACCGATGCGCGGTCTCAGGGTTGTGAAGGACCTTGTGGTGGACATGGAGCCGTTTTTCGACAAGTACAAGTCCATCAAGCCGTACCTGATCGCGGACGATCCCGCGCCGGTGGTGGAACGCAAGCAGAGCATCGAGGACCGCGCGGTTTTCGATGACACCACGAAATGCATCCTCTGCGCTTGCTGTACCACCGGGTGCCCGGTCTTCTGGGCCGATGGCCGATACCTGGGGCCGGCGGCTATCGTCCAGGCGCACCGGTTCATCTTCGACAGCCGCGACGACGCCGGCGCCGAGCGGTTGGAGATTCTGAACGATCGCAGCGGCGTGTGGCAATGCCGCACCATCTTCAACTGCACCGAGGCGTGCCCGCGGGGAATCGACGTGACAAAGGCGATCGAGGACGTAAAACGGACGCTTCTGTTCAACAAGATATAG
- a CDS encoding peroxiredoxin, with product MAIAVGANAPKLAIYSDSREVVNLPLPGEVAVLAFFPAAFTGVCTTEMCSFRDAMAQFNSLNAKVFGVSTDPPFTSAEFKKQNSLNFALLSDFNHEAIEAYGVEFPELAGIKGYTVARRSVFVIGKDGKIAWSWLSDTPANEPDYDAVKKAVEAASR from the coding sequence ATGGCAATAGCAGTTGGCGCGAATGCGCCGAAATTGGCGATTTACAGCGATTCTCGCGAGGTGGTAAACCTGCCCCTCCCCGGTGAGGTTGCCGTGCTGGCGTTCTTCCCGGCGGCATTCACGGGTGTCTGCACAACGGAGATGTGTTCTTTCCGCGACGCGATGGCGCAGTTCAACAGCCTGAACGCGAAGGTATTTGGGGTGAGCACGGACCCGCCGTTCACATCGGCCGAGTTCAAGAAACAGAATTCGTTGAACTTCGCCCTTCTATCGGACTTCAATCACGAGGCCATCGAGGCGTACGGTGTCGAGTTCCCTGAACTCGCCGGCATCAAGGGCTACACTGTGGCCCGGCGCTCCGTGTTCGTGATCGGCAAGGACGGCAAGATCGCGTGGTCATGGCTTTCCGATACGCCGGCGAACGAACCGGACTACGATGCGGTGAAGAAGGCGGTCGAGGCAGCGTCGCGCTAA
- a CDS encoding mismatch-specific DNA-glycosylase yields the protein MTEIRTLPDVIAPGLDILFVGINPSTFSAQVGHHFARNTNRFYRALFEGGLTPRLYAPSEDGALLDVGIGITSIAERPTGMAQELKGGEFAAGREPLRLKVRTYRPLIVAFAGRMAATGYFGAPRPVGAQDDMIETARVFVAPSPSAANKAHHPDADLFAWYARLREFRDQLKI from the coding sequence GTGACTGAGATACGGACACTGCCCGATGTGATAGCGCCCGGGTTGGATATCCTCTTTGTGGGGATTAATCCGAGCACTTTCAGCGCGCAGGTGGGGCACCACTTTGCGCGGAATACGAACCGATTCTATCGCGCGCTGTTTGAAGGCGGGCTCACGCCGCGACTCTACGCGCCCTCCGAAGATGGGGCTCTGCTGGACGTGGGCATCGGCATCACGAGCATCGCCGAGAGGCCGACCGGGATGGCCCAGGAGTTGAAGGGCGGCGAGTTCGCTGCGGGGCGGGAACCGTTGCGGCTGAAGGTGCGGACCTATCGACCGCTCATCGTCGCCTTTGCGGGCCGCATGGCCGCTACCGGGTATTTCGGCGCGCCCAGACCTGTCGGCGCGCAGGATGATATGATCGAAACGGCGCGGGTTTTCGTGGCGCCTTCGCCGAGCGCTGCAAACAAGGCGCATCATCCGGATGCGGACCTCTTCGCGTGGTATGCGCGTTTGAGGGAGTTTCGCGATCAATTGAAGATATAG
- the sdhA gene encoding succinate dehydrogenase flavoprotein subunit, with the protein MALDTYHKFDAIIVGAGGAGLYAALELSRQGVNVAVLSKLYPTRSHTGAAQGGVSAALGNLEEDYPEWHMFDTVKGGDYLVDQDAARILAEEAIVTVYDLEHLGLPFDRTPEGKIAQRRFGGHSRNFGEAPVRRACHAADRTGHMILQTLYQQCIKNNVTFFDEYQVTDLILKDGVTAGAVAISVYDGQIHRFHAKAVLFASGGFGRMWKVTSNAHALTGDPVAVCYRRGIPLEDMEFFQFHPTGMYKMGILLSEAARGEGAILRNGKGERFMERYAPTMLDLAPRDMISRFIYLEIREGRGIDGKDFVHLDMTHLGAEALEAKLPDITEFVRTYFGIDPAKVPVPIQPTAHYAMGGIPTDVEGRVIMDPKNTPLPGAFAAGECACVSVHGANRLGTNSLVDILVFGRRMGIAAAEYCRGADWAALPESSDEDTRTQVERLLSNTGQESAGDIRTEMQREMMDKCGVFRNGKDLEAVRGTVKDLKDRYRHISVGDKGHTFNTDLLEALELGYMLDLAEVTIESALVRTESRGGHAREDYPNRDDANWLKHTLAYKQADGSIRMDYKPVVLGTFEPKERKY; encoded by the coding sequence ATGGCTTTAGATACGTATCACAAATTCGACGCAATCATCGTCGGAGCCGGCGGCGCCGGATTGTATGCCGCCCTTGAATTGAGCCGCCAGGGCGTCAATGTCGCCGTCCTCAGCAAGCTCTATCCCACACGGTCGCACACCGGTGCCGCGCAGGGTGGAGTGAGCGCCGCCCTCGGGAACCTCGAAGAGGATTATCCCGAGTGGCACATGTTCGATACCGTAAAGGGTGGCGACTACCTGGTGGACCAGGACGCCGCGCGCATCCTCGCCGAGGAGGCGATCGTCACCGTCTACGACCTGGAGCACCTCGGGCTCCCGTTTGACCGCACGCCGGAAGGCAAAATCGCCCAGCGAAGATTTGGCGGCCACTCCCGGAATTTTGGCGAGGCCCCCGTGCGCCGCGCGTGTCACGCAGCGGACCGAACGGGGCATATGATCCTCCAGACGCTTTACCAGCAGTGCATTAAGAACAACGTTACCTTTTTCGACGAGTATCAGGTCACGGACCTGATCCTGAAGGACGGGGTGACGGCCGGCGCGGTGGCGATTTCCGTCTACGACGGGCAGATACACCGGTTCCACGCGAAGGCGGTGCTGTTCGCCAGCGGCGGGTTCGGCCGTATGTGGAAGGTCACCAGCAACGCGCACGCTCTCACGGGCGATCCGGTCGCCGTGTGCTATCGCCGCGGGATTCCGCTGGAGGATATGGAGTTCTTCCAGTTCCATCCCACCGGGATGTACAAGATGGGCATCCTGCTGAGCGAGGCGGCGCGCGGCGAAGGCGCCATCCTCCGCAACGGCAAGGGCGAGCGGTTCATGGAGCGCTACGCGCCGACGATGCTGGACCTCGCTCCGCGCGACATGATCTCCCGCTTCATTTACCTGGAAATCCGGGAAGGGCGCGGAATAGACGGCAAGGACTTCGTTCACCTTGATATGACCCACCTCGGCGCGGAGGCACTGGAGGCCAAACTGCCGGACATCACCGAATTCGTTCGGACCTATTTCGGCATCGATCCCGCCAAAGTACCCGTTCCGATCCAGCCTACCGCGCACTACGCGATGGGCGGAATCCCGACGGACGTCGAAGGCCGCGTGATCATGGACCCGAAGAACACCCCGTTGCCGGGAGCGTTTGCCGCCGGCGAGTGTGCCTGCGTAAGCGTGCACGGCGCGAACCGCCTGGGCACCAACAGCCTTGTGGACATCCTCGTATTCGGACGGCGGATGGGAATCGCCGCCGCGGAGTACTGCCGCGGCGCGGACTGGGCGGCCCTTCCTGAATCGTCCGACGAGGACACTCGAACTCAGGTGGAGCGCCTCCTGAGCAATACGGGTCAGGAAAGCGCCGGCGACATCCGGACGGAGATGCAGCGCGAAATGATGGACAAATGCGGCGTCTTCCGGAACGGAAAAGATCTCGAAGCCGTACGCGGCACCGTGAAGGACCTTAAGGATAGGTACCGGCACATCAGCGTCGGTGATAAGGGGCATACCTTCAACACGGACCTGCTGGAGGCCCTGGAACTCGGCTACATGCTGGATCTGGCCGAGGTCACGATCGAAAGCGCGCTGGTGCGCACGGAAAGCCGCGGCGGACACGCCCGTGAGGACTACCCGAACCGCGACGATGCCAACTGGCTCAAACACACGCTGGCCTATAAACAAGCGGACGGCAGTATCCGGATGGATTACAAACCGGTAGTCCTTGGTACGTTTGAACCGAAGGAACGGAAATACTGA
- a CDS encoding succinate dehydrogenase, whose amino-acid sequence MATTTRTQRPRPSGAFELQAWFFMRVSGLALVLLALTHWTLMHFINRLSTENAAWIVGRYQNVAWPLFDATMLLFAMLHGTNGVRYVIEEYIHNRPLNVLAKAVLFTASFVFILFGLITIFMLPHVKNVG is encoded by the coding sequence ATGGCCACTACAACCCGGACACAGCGGCCCAGACCGAGCGGCGCGTTCGAACTCCAGGCTTGGTTCTTCATGCGGGTCAGCGGCCTCGCGCTCGTTCTTCTCGCCCTGACTCACTGGACCCTGATGCATTTCATTAACCGGTTGAGCACGGAAAACGCAGCGTGGATCGTCGGGCGGTATCAGAATGTGGCGTGGCCGCTGTTCGATGCGACGATGCTTCTGTTCGCCATGCTTCACGGGACGAACGGTGTTCGCTATGTGATCGAGGAGTACATTCACAACCGCCCGCTGAACGTCCTAGCGAAGGCTGTTCTTTTCACGGCTTCGTTTGTGTTCATCCTGTTCGGACTCATCACCATCTTCATGCTTCCGCACGTAAAGAACGTGGGCTAG
- the sdhC gene encoding succinate dehydrogenase, cytochrome b556 subunit encodes MYKPREGQLSWFGHRISGLAIFLFLFGHILSTSVIVWGPHGPDMHAKLDAFYRLPIFTLVFHPLLFAAVAFHALNGIRIVIIDWWSKSTGVQRKLFYAEIVLFAALMLTAVRLMIVPEWNAYQNAKAGGVATASAQVQGGIR; translated from the coding sequence ATGTACAAGCCCCGCGAAGGGCAGTTGTCCTGGTTTGGTCACCGCATCAGCGGGCTGGCCATATTCCTTTTCCTGTTCGGCCATATTCTCAGCACGTCTGTCATCGTGTGGGGGCCGCACGGACCGGATATGCATGCCAAACTGGACGCATTTTACCGATTGCCCATATTCACACTCGTCTTCCATCCCCTCCTGTTCGCCGCCGTCGCGTTTCATGCCCTGAACGGCATCCGCATCGTGATCATCGACTGGTGGAGCAAATCCACCGGGGTTCAGCGCAAGCTGTTCTATGCTGAGATCGTCCTCTTCGCCGCTCTGATGCTGACGGCGGTGAGGTTGATGATCGTCCCGGAATGGAACGCTTATCAGAACGCGAAGGCCGGCGGCGTTGCCACTGCCAGCGCGCAGGTTCAGGGAGGGATCCGATAA
- a CDS encoding AAA family ATPase translates to MNIYVAATRQNDGKTVTALGLVLALQKRVSKVGYVKPVGQHYLEVNGERIDKDAVLIQEAAGLDFALQDMSPVAVPRGFTEAYLDNPHRDDLIRRIRDCYSRASAGADITVIEGTGHAGVGSVFDLSNADVAKLLCAPVLIVSAGGIGRPIDEICLNKAVFDREGVPIAGVVVNKVEPSKYVKINRYVTMGLQRHGLKVWGVLPYNEVLSSPSIEQLVGDLSAEVLSGAAEMKTPVRHFVIGAMPPHAALDYFLPGSLLITPGNRDDLIMAALSQRAAEHEQSMAGIILTCGEHPHPSVMNLVRKSEIPIVVVQEDTFETASRMHGLIVKIRSGDTEKIAELERLTEQYLDVDGLLQWLGDHPGCP, encoded by the coding sequence ATGAATATATACGTAGCGGCAACTCGGCAGAACGATGGCAAGACGGTGACCGCGCTGGGCCTTGTGCTCGCGCTGCAGAAACGCGTGTCCAAGGTGGGCTACGTGAAGCCCGTCGGACAGCATTACCTGGAAGTGAACGGTGAGCGGATTGACAAGGACGCCGTTTTAATTCAGGAGGCGGCCGGGCTGGATTTCGCACTGCAGGACATGAGCCCTGTCGCTGTGCCGCGCGGGTTCACCGAGGCATACCTGGACAATCCCCACCGCGATGACCTGATTCGACGTATCCGAGACTGCTATTCGCGGGCGTCGGCGGGTGCGGATATCACGGTCATTGAGGGAACGGGTCACGCGGGTGTTGGCTCCGTATTCGATCTTTCCAACGCGGACGTGGCCAAATTGCTGTGCGCGCCGGTACTGATCGTTTCGGCGGGCGGGATCGGCCGGCCGATCGACGAGATATGCCTGAACAAGGCGGTATTCGATCGCGAAGGCGTCCCAATCGCCGGCGTAGTGGTGAACAAGGTCGAGCCGTCGAAATACGTCAAGATCAACAGGTATGTCACGATGGGGCTCCAGAGGCACGGGTTGAAGGTCTGGGGCGTCCTGCCGTACAACGAGGTGCTGTCCAGTCCAAGCATTGAGCAACTGGTAGGTGACCTGAGCGCTGAAGTGTTGTCCGGCGCCGCCGAAATGAAGACCCCGGTCCGGCATTTTGTAATCGGAGCGATGCCGCCCCACGCGGCGCTTGATTATTTCCTCCCAGGTTCGCTGCTGATTACGCCGGGCAACAGGGATGACCTCATCATGGCGGCCCTCAGCCAGCGCGCGGCCGAGCATGAACAGAGCATGGCGGGCATAATCCTTACATGCGGAGAGCACCCGCATCCATCCGTGATGAACCTGGTCCGAAAGTCGGAGATCCCCATCGTCGTCGTGCAGGAGGATACGTTCGAAACGGCCAGCCGAATGCACGGCCTGATCGTCAAGATCCGGAGCGGCGATACCGAGAAGATCGCCGAACTGGAGCGGTTGACGGAGCAGTACCTGGACGTGGATGGCTTGCTTCAGTGGCTGGGAGACCATCCGGGGTGTCCGTAA
- a CDS encoding malate dehydrogenase, with translation MYLTDKKVAIMGAAGAIGSNLVQDLLSTGTANNISMYDPFAQGLEGAAEEIYHCGYAGARVTYTTDVAEALSGAAYIISSGGAPRKEGMTREDLLRGNCEIAKGLGENIKQYCPAAEFVVVIFNPADITGLTTLVYSGLPAGHVSTLAALDSTRLQTRLSQHFGVAQDDVTGCRTYGGHGEQMAVFKGGIAVQGVSLPAILAGAKVNGKALSAAEWAGIQEHTRTGGARIIKLRGRSSYQSPSHQSVEMLRGRINVGGYPWPCGAYFRDGEFAKVMMAADVKFTPSGISPVAPQGLDDDMAALRESYKHVAALRDEVIAAGVLPPVSEWGKHNPNL, from the coding sequence ATGTATCTGACGGACAAGAAGGTAGCTATTATGGGTGCGGCCGGGGCCATCGGCTCGAACCTCGTGCAGGACCTGCTGTCTACCGGAACCGCGAACAACATCTCGATGTACGATCCCTTCGCCCAGGGGTTGGAGGGCGCGGCGGAAGAAATATACCACTGCGGATACGCCGGCGCGCGCGTCACTTACACGACCGATGTTGCGGAAGCGCTCTCAGGGGCGGCGTATATCATCTCGTCGGGTGGCGCGCCCCGCAAAGAGGGCATGACCCGCGAGGACCTTCTGAGGGGCAATTGCGAGATCGCCAAGGGCTTGGGCGAGAATATCAAGCAATACTGCCCAGCCGCCGAATTCGTCGTGGTGATCTTCAACCCGGCGGACATCACCGGGCTGACCACGCTTGTGTATTCCGGGCTTCCGGCGGGCCACGTCAGCACTCTAGCCGCGTTGGACAGCACCCGATTGCAGACGAGGCTAAGCCAGCATTTCGGCGTGGCGCAAGATGATGTCACCGGATGCCGGACCTATGGCGGGCACGGTGAGCAGATGGCGGTGTTCAAAGGCGGGATCGCGGTGCAGGGCGTTTCATTGCCGGCCATCCTGGCCGGCGCAAAGGTCAACGGCAAAGCGCTTTCGGCGGCGGAGTGGGCCGGCATCCAGGAACACACGCGAACCGGCGGCGCGCGCATCATCAAGCTGCGCGGCAGATCATCCTACCAATCCCCAAGCCACCAGAGCGTTGAGATGCTGCGGGGCCGCATCAATGTGGGCGGCTACCCCTGGCCATGCGGTGCGTATTTCCGCGACGGCGAGTTCGCCAAGGTGATGATGGCGGCGGATGTGAAATTCACCCCGTCTGGTATCTCTCCCGTGGCGCCCCAGGGGCTGGACGACGATATGGCGGCTCTCCGGGAGTCCTACAAGCACGTAGCGGCGCTGCGGGACGAAGTGATCGCCGCGGGCGTACTGCCCCCGGTGAGTGAGTGGGGCAAGCACAACCCGAATCTGTAG
- the sucD gene encoding succinate--CoA ligase subunit alpha, translating to MSILIDETTRVIVQGITGREGEFHTRQMLEYGTKVVAGVTPGKGGQVAADSVPVFNTVRGAVEATGANATCIFVPPRFAPDAVLEAVDADIPLIVLITEGIPINDMIMVYNRVQRSNSRLVGGNCPGVISSGKCKIGILPGHIHSVGPVGLVSRSGTLTYEMVKLMTDAGLGQTSVVGIGGDPILGTSFVDVLPLFEADPETKVVVMVGEIGGSDEEDAMDYVRTMTKPVIGFVSGRTAPPGKRMGHAGAIISGKTGTPQAKVDALNTAGVRVADTIQEIPVFVREALSS from the coding sequence GTGAGCATTCTGATTGACGAGACGACGCGGGTTATTGTGCAGGGCATCACCGGCCGTGAAGGCGAGTTCCATACGCGGCAGATGCTGGAGTACGGGACCAAGGTGGTGGCGGGCGTAACGCCCGGCAAGGGCGGACAGGTTGCCGCGGACAGCGTGCCGGTGTTCAATACGGTGCGCGGTGCCGTTGAGGCGACCGGCGCGAACGCCACGTGCATATTCGTGCCGCCACGCTTTGCCCCGGATGCGGTGCTCGAAGCCGTGGACGCCGACATTCCCCTCATCGTGCTCATCACCGAGGGTATCCCGATCAACGACATGATCATGGTGTACAACCGCGTGCAGCGGTCGAACTCGCGCCTGGTCGGCGGAAACTGCCCCGGTGTCATCTCATCCGGAAAATGCAAGATCGGCATCCTGCCCGGCCATATCCACTCCGTCGGTCCTGTGGGGCTTGTCTCAAGGTCGGGAACGCTGACGTACGAGATGGTCAAGCTCATGACCGACGCCGGGCTTGGCCAGACATCCGTCGTTGGCATCGGCGGCGACCCCATCCTCGGAACGTCCTTTGTGGACGTCCTCCCATTGTTTGAGGCCGATCCGGAAACCAAAGTCGTGGTGATGGTTGGCGAAATCGGGGGTTCCGATGAAGAGGACGCGATGGACTACGTTCGCACAATGACAAAGCCGGTCATCGGCTTCGTCTCCGGGCGCACTGCGCCGCCCGGCAAGCGCATGGGGCACGCGGGCGCCATCATCAGCGGCAAGACGGGCACCCCGCAGGCTAAGGTCGATGCGCTGAACACGGCAGGGGTACGCGTTGCGGACACCATACAGGAGATTCCTGTGTTCGTGCGGGAAGCTCTGTCCTCCTGA
- the sucC gene encoding ADP-forming succinate--CoA ligase subunit beta, producing the protein MKLQEYQAKDILREYGVPVPRGTVCETPAEVRAAAESQGGTVVIKAQVLVGGRGKAGGVKVGKSPDEAAELAARILGMDIKGLTVDHVLVEPALDIVDEIYVGIVTDRKARRNAVIISAAGGIDIEQVAEETPEKITKVWIDPEQGLRDFQIRQAGYGAGLRKEAIAALPKVLGGLYRAYIDKDAGLAEINPLVVTAAGDVVAADAKMVIDDNALFRHPELEQMGAGAAEDPLEAEAQRLGINYVHLSGEVGIVGNGAGLVMTALDEVKAAGGSPANFLDIGGGAKAGMVLNSLRLVLQDPSVRGVMVNIFGGITRCDEVATGVVNAQRELGISVPLVVRLTGTNEDEGRAILAGAAGITPAATMHEAAEAIVLATR; encoded by the coding sequence TTGAAACTTCAGGAATACCAGGCGAAGGACATTCTGCGCGAATACGGCGTTCCCGTTCCCAGGGGAACAGTCTGCGAGACCCCCGCCGAGGTCCGGGCGGCGGCCGAGAGCCAGGGGGGAACGGTTGTCATCAAAGCCCAGGTTCTGGTCGGGGGCCGCGGCAAGGCCGGCGGCGTGAAAGTCGGCAAGTCCCCAGATGAAGCCGCCGAACTTGCGGCGCGCATCCTCGGAATGGACATCAAAGGCCTCACCGTTGACCACGTTCTGGTCGAACCCGCCCTGGATATCGTCGACGAGATTTACGTTGGCATCGTGACCGACCGAAAGGCCCGGCGCAACGCTGTGATCATCTCCGCCGCCGGCGGTATCGACATAGAACAGGTGGCGGAGGAAACACCAGAGAAGATCACCAAAGTGTGGATCGACCCCGAACAGGGCCTTCGCGATTTCCAGATACGACAGGCGGGCTATGGCGCCGGCCTGCGAAAAGAAGCGATCGCGGCGCTTCCAAAGGTCCTCGGAGGCCTGTACCGTGCTTACATTGACAAAGACGCCGGGCTCGCGGAGATCAACCCTCTGGTGGTGACGGCGGCAGGCGACGTTGTGGCCGCGGATGCCAAGATGGTTATCGATGATAACGCTCTCTTCCGGCACCCCGAACTCGAGCAGATGGGGGCGGGCGCGGCGGAAGATCCCCTGGAGGCCGAGGCCCAGCGCCTGGGCATCAACTACGTACATCTGAGCGGCGAAGTCGGGATCGTGGGCAACGGCGCGGGGCTTGTGATGACCGCGCTCGATGAAGTGAAGGCGGCAGGGGGCAGCCCGGCCAATTTCCTCGATATCGGCGGCGGCGCCAAGGCCGGGATGGTGTTGAACAGCCTCAGGCTGGTCCTCCAGGATCCCAGTGTACGTGGCGTGATGGTGAACATATTCGGCGGCATCACCCGTTGCGACGAGGTGGCGACCGGCGTTGTAAACGCACAGCGCGAACTCGGCATCTCCGTTCCGCTGGTCGTCCGGCTTACCGGCACCAACGAGGACGAGGGACGCGCGATTCTCGCCGGCGCCGCGGGGATAACCCCCGCCGCGACGATGCATGAGGCGGCGGAGGCCATCGTGCTGGCGACTCGGTGA
- a CDS encoding nitrilase-related carbon-nitrogen hydrolase: protein MKPDRAKLHRLIAAILAGTLTVALYSRCFPPFNLPYIAWFAPVPLLIVIPRLSLRSAEWFGFLTGYALYAINFRWLYAIFGFPAVALWGLLALFMAVFCVLVRSLPADCGLGRRLLLIPCFWVAVEYVRCEQWPLRFSWLAMGYSQHNSPLILPLAGYVGVYGLSFLILAIATCLVAACRRQWWPSIIVAGGIALMLSGTMREDATRHQPTAKTGRVVLIQSGSHSIRELMARSDAALERRSIPTIVAWPEYALENTDTEDPDAYARIADWASSRNVALVFGGTTSRGENRYSSAAYVLGPDGGRKGVYEKHNPLPFFKDGEPGAAYPVFFWRLGDRVVPFGATICFDLSFERNARMLARSGARFIVVPSGEPSNWPRLEQAQHAIVAPLRAAENGIGILRCSAPGPSQIVSPSGRVRRSLDAGVEGAIEAYPAFGDGRRTIYNRFGWLIPVLCQVVTLLWVLSRTQDALIRRRSARLQQETSEIGEHPSDVVGSQQS from the coding sequence ATGAAGCCGGACCGTGCGAAACTGCACCGTTTGATCGCCGCCATCCTTGCGGGAACACTGACGGTAGCGCTCTACTCGCGTTGCTTCCCTCCATTCAACCTGCCATACATCGCCTGGTTTGCGCCGGTTCCGCTGTTGATCGTGATCCCCCGGCTGTCCCTTCGCAGTGCGGAGTGGTTCGGCTTTCTCACGGGATATGCCCTCTATGCGATCAACTTCCGGTGGCTGTACGCCATCTTCGGGTTCCCGGCCGTCGCGCTCTGGGGGCTTCTCGCGCTGTTCATGGCGGTGTTCTGCGTGCTGGTGCGATCGCTGCCGGCTGATTGCGGCCTCGGCAGACGCCTGTTGCTGATCCCTTGCTTCTGGGTGGCTGTGGAGTATGTGCGGTGCGAACAATGGCCGTTGCGATTCTCATGGCTGGCCATGGGGTATAGCCAGCACAATAGCCCCCTCATACTACCCCTTGCCGGATACGTTGGCGTATACGGGCTCTCATTCCTGATATTGGCAATTGCGACCTGCTTGGTTGCGGCGTGTCGAAGGCAATGGTGGCCGTCAATTATCGTGGCGGGGGGCATTGCCCTCATGCTTTCTGGCACGATGCGCGAGGATGCGACGAGGCACCAGCCAACGGCGAAGACCGGTCGCGTTGTGCTGATCCAATCGGGATCTCACAGTATCCGCGAGTTGATGGCGCGGAGCGACGCGGCGCTTGAGCGCAGGTCCATTCCAACGATTGTGGCCTGGCCCGAATATGCGTTGGAAAACACGGACACGGAAGACCCTGACGCCTACGCCAGGATCGCCGATTGGGCTAGTTCGCGGAACGTGGCGCTGGTATTCGGTGGGACCACTTCGAGGGGTGAGAACAGATACAGCAGCGCGGCCTATGTCCTTGGGCCTGATGGCGGGCGCAAGGGTGTCTACGAAAAGCACAATCCCCTGCCGTTCTTCAAAGATGGCGAGCCGGGCGCGGCTTATCCGGTCTTTTTCTGGCGACTCGGAGACCGGGTTGTCCCGTTCGGGGCGACGATCTGCTTTGACCTGTCTTTCGAGAGAAACGCGCGGATGCTGGCCCGGAGCGGCGCGCGATTCATCGTTGTACCGAGCGGTGAGCCATCAAACTGGCCGCGATTGGAGCAGGCCCAGCACGCAATCGTCGCTCCGCTGCGGGCCGCGGAAAACGGCATAGGGATCCTGCGATGTTCGGCGCCGGGGCCGTCCCAGATAGTGAGTCCGTCCGGCCGCGTCCGTCGCTCGCTGGATGCCGGTGTGGAGGGCGCGATAGAGGCTTACCCGGCATTCGGGGATGGCCGACGCACGATTTACAACCGCTTCGGCTGGTTGATTCCGGTCCTCTGCCAGGTTGTAACGCTGCTCTGGGTCCTGTCGCGCACGCAAGACGCTTTGATCCGCCGTCGCAGCGCGCGCCTGCAACAGGAGACCTCAGAAATCGGAGAGCATCCGAGCGATGTCGTAGGCAGCCAGCAATCGTGA